One part of the Tindallia californiensis genome encodes these proteins:
- the cysD gene encoding sulfate adenylyltransferase subunit CysD, whose product MILRKRIGKTRKTEEALSLRELTHLEQLEAEAIYIMREVVAECEKPVMLYSIGKDSSVMLHLAMKAFYPEKPPFPLMHIDTTWKFKEMTKFRDRKAKELGIDLIVYTNQEGVQQGINPFDHGAAYTDIMKTQALKDGLDKHGFNAIFGGARRDEEKSRAKERIFSFRNPAHAWDPKNQRPEMWKLYNTRINKGESIRVFPLSNWTEKDIWQYIRKENIDIVPLYYAKERPIVFRDGNIILVDDERMRLLPGEEPVMKKVRFRTLGCYPLTGGHESDADTLDAIIGETLGAVSSERTSRVIDHEASGSMERRKREGYF is encoded by the coding sequence ATTATACTCAGAAAAAGGATAGGCAAAACAAGAAAAACAGAGGAGGCTTTATCATTGAGAGAACTCACACATCTAGAACAGTTAGAAGCAGAAGCCATTTATATAATGCGTGAAGTAGTGGCGGAATGCGAAAAACCAGTAATGCTTTATTCCATCGGAAAAGACAGTTCGGTAATGCTTCATTTGGCTATGAAGGCTTTTTATCCTGAAAAGCCACCTTTTCCGCTGATGCATATTGACACTACCTGGAAATTTAAAGAAATGACGAAATTTAGAGATCGAAAAGCAAAAGAATTGGGCATCGATCTTATCGTGTATACGAACCAAGAAGGTGTTCAACAGGGAATTAATCCCTTTGACCATGGGGCTGCCTATACGGATATTATGAAAACTCAGGCACTTAAGGATGGTTTAGATAAACATGGGTTTAACGCTATTTTTGGCGGTGCTCGAAGAGACGAAGAAAAATCCAGAGCAAAGGAACGTATTTTTTCGTTTAGAAACCCTGCACATGCTTGGGACCCTAAGAATCAGCGGCCTGAAATGTGGAAGCTTTACAATACTCGTATAAATAAAGGGGAAAGTATACGTGTATTCCCCCTATCTAATTGGACAGAAAAAGATATTTGGCAGTACATTAGGAAGGAAAATATCGATATTGTGCCACTTTATTATGCAAAAGAGAGACCAATTGTATTTAGAGACGGCAATATTATTCTGGTGGATGATGAAAGAATGCGACTTTTACCAGGAGAAGAGCCTGTGATGAAAAAAGTCCGATTCAGAACACTTGGTTGCTATCCTTTGACCGGTGGGCATGAGTCCGATGCGGATACATTGGATGCTATTATTGGGGAAACGCTAGGTGCAGTATCATCAGAAAGAACTAGTCGAGTCATCGATCACGAAGCATCTGGCAGCATGGAACGACGTAAGCGGGAGGGGTATTTCTAA
- a CDS encoding class I SAM-dependent methyltransferase, with amino-acid sequence MLDVGCGSLRAGRFFISYLDEGNYSGLEPNEWLINDAIKNQIGEDLIRIKKPKFAYNDQFETCGFETEFDYILAQSIFSHAGKDLITKALQNCKKVLKSRGVIAATFIEGESDYEGDGWVYPGCVVYKKETIIKMAQSEGLEIVKIPWFHPRQSWFLMSKDKDALPCQEDFKYLFGKVLLDEEFKEGTKTNESAISITNKEKNENTKSFSYKLKRSFKEHAHILKEMIIRK; translated from the coding sequence ATGCTAGATGTTGGCTGTGGGTCCCTTAGAGCAGGCAGATTCTTTATAAGCTATCTTGATGAAGGGAATTATTCTGGACTGGAGCCAAATGAGTGGTTAATTAATGATGCTATTAAGAATCAAATAGGAGAAGACTTGATTAGAATCAAGAAACCAAAATTCGCTTATAATGATCAATTTGAAACATGTGGATTTGAAACGGAATTCGACTATATATTAGCACAATCAATTTTTTCTCATGCTGGAAAAGATCTTATCACTAAAGCTCTTCAAAACTGCAAGAAGGTTTTAAAGTCCAGAGGAGTAATAGCTGCAACATTCATTGAAGGGGAATCTGATTACGAAGGCGATGGCTGGGTTTATCCTGGCTGTGTTGTATATAAAAAAGAAACCATAATAAAAATGGCACAAAGTGAAGGGTTGGAAATAGTAAAAATTCCTTGGTTTCACCCTAGACAGTCTTGGTTTCTCATGTCAAAAGATAAAGATGCATTGCCATGCCAGGAAGACTTTAAGTACTTATTTGGAAAAGTGTTATTGGATGAGGAATTTAAGGAAGGCACTAAAACAAATGAATCAGCGATTTCAATAACAAACAAAGAGAAGAATGAAAATACAAAATCATTTTCGTATAAACTTAAACGCAGTTTTAAGGAGCATGCACATATACTCAAAGAAATGATTATTAGAAAGTAA
- a CDS encoding sulfotransferase family protein gives MQKRLFIVGAQRSGTTYLHRVLDEHPEIYMAKPIRPEPKFFLRKNAEEIDLKEYNKKFFRDAGHHKILGEKSTSYIECETSAKCIYDCFPDAIILILLRNPVQRAISNYRFSVENGMEKLSIEEAFHREDVRINDWSASVSPYAYKERGKYSKFIEPWTRLFGKNVILLIKEDFTSNIASIQMLYERLNVDASFVPNCYQARANESKIELGNIDGLIKQLESYFKPWNKRLEEKYNLDLASWRDSTNSYGLTDD, from the coding sequence ATGCAAAAAAGGTTGTTTATCGTAGGAGCTCAGAGATCGGGGACAACATATTTACATCGTGTCTTGGATGAACATCCTGAAATTTATATGGCAAAACCTATTCGACCAGAACCGAAATTTTTTCTGCGAAAAAATGCAGAAGAAATAGACTTAAAAGAATATAATAAAAAGTTTTTTCGGGATGCAGGTCATCATAAAATACTAGGTGAAAAGAGCACGTCTTATATTGAATGTGAAACATCCGCCAAGTGTATTTATGATTGTTTTCCAGACGCGATTATTTTGATTCTACTTAGGAATCCAGTGCAAAGAGCAATTTCTAATTACCGATTTTCTGTAGAAAATGGGATGGAGAAACTTTCGATAGAAGAAGCTTTTCACAGAGAGGATGTAAGGATCAATGATTGGAGTGCTTCAGTTTCGCCTTATGCGTATAAAGAACGGGGGAAATACTCGAAATTCATAGAACCGTGGACACGTTTGTTTGGAAAAAATGTCATATTGCTAATAAAAGAGGATTTTACGAGTAATATTGCATCTATTCAAATGTTATACGAAAGATTAAATGTCGATGCTAGTTTTGTTCCAAATTGCTATCAAGCTCGGGCAAATGAAAGTAAAATAGAACTGGGGAATATCGATGGACTGATTAAACAATTGGAAAGCTATTTTAAACCATGGAATAAAAGACTAGAAGAGAAATACAACCTAGACTTAGCATCATGGCGTGATTCAACAAATTCCTATGGTTTAACAGATGATTAA
- a CDS encoding glycosyltransferase family 2 protein, which translates to MMYSVVIPVYNSEKVVKETVSRIVEVSKNEKIDIEIILVNDGSYDNSWNVIKELAQKHDQVKSINLLKNYGQHVANLCGFNHALGEYIITMDDDMQNPPEEIPKLISRVEGGYDLVIGEYYEKKHSGFRKIGSKIVAYIVKKIFKAPADLKLSNFRIAHKEVINRVCSHDSGYPYIPGLLLMYSSNKANVKIQHLDRKIGESNYRIKNIIKLVFEILFNYSAYPLRIVATIGLTVSLFSLALSVYYVMKTLFIGSEVPGWASIVVLLSFFNGISLLVLGMIGEYMVRLLKQTRNDRTFFIKEKVGV; encoded by the coding sequence ATGATGTACTCAGTAGTAATACCGGTTTATAACAGCGAAAAAGTTGTGAAGGAAACTGTGAGTCGAATAGTAGAGGTTTCAAAAAACGAAAAAATAGATATAGAAATAATTCTAGTTAATGATGGTAGTTATGATAATAGTTGGAATGTAATAAAAGAACTTGCTCAGAAGCATGATCAAGTTAAGAGTATTAACCTGTTAAAGAACTATGGCCAACATGTTGCCAATTTATGTGGATTTAACCATGCTTTAGGCGAATATATTATTACAATGGATGATGATATGCAAAATCCTCCTGAAGAAATACCGAAACTAATAAGCCGAGTTGAAGGTGGATACGATTTAGTGATCGGTGAGTATTATGAAAAAAAACATTCTGGGTTTCGTAAGATTGGGAGTAAGATTGTTGCTTATATTGTGAAAAAAATATTTAAAGCTCCAGCAGACCTTAAACTGTCAAATTTTAGAATAGCCCACAAAGAAGTGATCAATCGGGTATGTAGCCATGATTCTGGTTATCCATATATACCAGGACTTTTGTTAATGTATTCATCCAATAAAGCAAATGTAAAAATCCAACATTTAGATAGAAAAATAGGGGAAAGTAATTACCGCATAAAAAATATCATTAAACTTGTATTTGAAATACTATTTAACTATTCTGCGTATCCTTTGAGAATTGTTGCAACGATCGGATTGACAGTATCCTTGTTTAGCTTAGCCTTAAGTGTGTACTATGTCATGAAGACTTTGTTTATTGGGAGTGAAGTTCCGGGATGGGCTTCTATTGTTGTATTACTTTCGTTTTTTAATGGAATTTCACTTTTGGTACTAGGTATGATAGGTGAATATATGGTAAGGTTATTAAAGCAGACTAGGAATGATAGAACTTTTTTTATAAAAGAAAAGGTTGGTGTATGA
- the rffA gene encoding dTDP-4-amino-4,6-dideoxygalactose transaminase codes for MRVPFTRPYYTGNEIVYMAEAMNNKKISGDGEFTKKVNTIIEQKYGAYKALFVTSGSAALDMAAILLDLQEGDEVIVPSYTFVSTANSIILRGAKPVFAEVNPNTMNVEPLDIQKKITSKTKAIWPVHYAGVGCDMDKIMEIANENDVWVVEDAAQGVNAKYKDKYLGTIGHIGCYSYHDTKNYTCGEGGHILINDPRLAERAEIVLEKGTDRKKFFRGEIDKYSWVDIGTSFLGSELLAAFLLAQLEQANQIQNRREYIFNKYYNAFKELEMNGIIKRPYIPEESNVNYHMFYIMLENKEHRNFLMKKLKDKGINSVFHYMPLHSSEMGVKMGYSANDLPITEEYAHRLLRMPLFVDMTDEEINYVIDKMMQISEDM; via the coding sequence ATGAGAGTTCCTTTTACAAGACCGTACTATACAGGTAATGAAATTGTCTACATGGCTGAAGCGATGAACAATAAAAAAATTAGCGGAGATGGAGAGTTTACGAAAAAAGTGAACACTATCATTGAACAAAAATATGGTGCATATAAAGCATTGTTTGTAACATCTGGAAGTGCTGCATTAGACATGGCTGCAATATTGTTGGACTTGCAAGAAGGTGATGAAGTGATAGTGCCATCATATACGTTTGTTTCTACTGCAAATTCAATTATTTTAAGAGGTGCTAAACCGGTTTTTGCTGAAGTGAATCCTAATACAATGAATGTTGAACCTTTGGATATACAAAAAAAAATCACTTCAAAAACAAAAGCAATATGGCCCGTTCATTATGCAGGTGTTGGCTGTGACATGGATAAAATTATGGAAATAGCAAATGAAAATGATGTTTGGGTAGTAGAAGATGCGGCACAAGGCGTAAATGCTAAATATAAGGATAAATATTTAGGAACAATTGGACACATAGGATGCTACAGTTATCACGACACAAAGAATTATACTTGTGGGGAAGGAGGCCATATTTTAATCAATGATCCCAGATTAGCTGAACGTGCAGAGATCGTGCTGGAAAAAGGAACGGATAGAAAAAAGTTTTTTCGTGGAGAAATAGATAAATACAGTTGGGTGGATATTGGGACGAGTTTTTTAGGATCTGAGTTATTAGCAGCGTTTTTGTTGGCACAACTTGAACAGGCAAACCAAATACAGAATCGCAGAGAATATATTTTTAATAAGTATTATAATGCTTTTAAAGAACTGGAAATGAACGGGATAATTAAACGGCCATATATACCAGAAGAAAGCAATGTGAACTACCATATGTTCTATATAATGTTGGAGAATAAAGAGCATCGGAACTTTCTTATGAAAAAGCTCAAGGATAAAGGAATTAATTCTGTATTCCACTACATGCCGCTGCATTCCTCGGAAATGGGAGTAAAGATGGGTTACAGTGCTAATGATTTGCCAATTACTGAAGAGTATGCCCATCGCCTATTGAGAATGCCACTATTTGTGGATATGACAGACGAAGAAATAAATTATGTAATTGATAAAATGATGCAAATTAGCGAAGATATGTAA
- a CDS encoding lysylphosphatidylglycerol synthase transmembrane domain-containing protein: MNRHKSTTKYIIKLIVGFLLIWILAKQINVLEVRQVYINANKWMLVSAVVVFYLGVILETKKFESACLKKISFSKSIKFVFMGLFFNTFLPSNVGGDSYKIVLLNNERIDKKQSFFFVVMDRATGLMALMILGAVSFFLIDKTTLMNQLASTITIRFSLVMYLLVFILIPLLLIIVWKFQNKLKNLVKAKGTYIVNYFKSGWSRVLIWGLFFQTARGIAITLMTYSLGGSLHIGETFICLAIVAIISMLPISVGGFGVREGVMSFSMNSFGVPLEIAGGVALMNMSLVLTKALIGGVIFTIEKRK; this comes from the coding sequence TTGAATAGACATAAGAGTACAACTAAATACATAATAAAGTTGATTGTTGGGTTTCTATTGATATGGATTCTTGCGAAACAAATCAATGTCTTGGAAGTTCGGCAAGTATATATTAATGCAAATAAATGGATGCTAGTTAGTGCTGTTGTGGTTTTTTATTTGGGAGTTATTCTAGAAACGAAAAAATTCGAATCAGCATGCTTAAAAAAGATAAGCTTTTCGAAAAGCATTAAATTCGTGTTTATGGGCCTTTTTTTCAATACGTTTCTGCCGTCTAATGTGGGTGGAGACAGTTATAAAATTGTTTTGCTCAATAATGAAAGGATCGACAAAAAGCAATCTTTTTTCTTTGTTGTGATGGATAGAGCAACTGGGCTTATGGCGTTAATGATATTAGGAGCTGTTTCTTTTTTTCTTATTGATAAAACAACACTAATGAACCAATTGGCTTCAACAATTACTATTAGGTTTAGCTTAGTAATGTATTTACTCGTATTCATTTTAATTCCTCTTTTGCTGATTATAGTGTGGAAGTTTCAAAATAAATTAAAAAACTTAGTAAAGGCTAAAGGGACTTATATTGTTAATTATTTTAAATCAGGATGGAGTAGAGTTTTGATTTGGGGGTTGTTTTTTCAAACAGCAAGAGGAATCGCAATTACGTTAATGACGTATAGCCTGGGGGGAAGCTTGCATATCGGCGAAACGTTTATTTGTTTGGCCATTGTTGCGATAATAAGCATGTTGCCGATTAGTGTGGGCGGGTTTGGTGTTAGGGAAGGTGTAATGTCTTTTTCTATGAATAGTTTTGGAGTGCCTTTAGAAATTGCTGGTGGTGTTGCTTTAATGAACATGAGCTTAGTGCTGACTAAAGCACTAATTGGCGGAGTGATATTTACTATTGAGAAGAGGAAGTGA
- a CDS encoding sulfotransferase family protein: protein MTEKKFLFILGRGRSGTTLLSSILNANQEICIAPESLFIMNIYRKYRKKRIGFDKIDQLIEDIYAESRMESWSFTKKELRRNMVELIKDNRGVCLSEVIMEVYRTQAKYDGKNQTLILGDKNPHYSLFPRELNELFPDAYWIHIVRDPRGTVASYKNVGFDYNHTGLLAARWNEYNKSILKYKDVKGSKYIMVKFEDLIENPQIVQRDILEFIGIGHNLDRKVKTKAHTHVSKLPWHSRVEEGFEDKRIHAWKKALTKEDIISIENICFQQMAMFDYAISENKCARNFNKRCLLVSRFSVAIEKLLFLFPLSVRAKIISLYRSITR from the coding sequence ATGACAGAGAAAAAGTTTCTTTTTATTCTTGGGAGAGGTCGATCTGGAACGACATTATTAAGCAGCATTTTGAATGCAAATCAGGAGATATGCATTGCGCCGGAGAGTCTATTTATAATGAACATTTACAGAAAATATAGGAAAAAAAGAATTGGTTTTGATAAAATTGATCAATTGATTGAAGATATTTATGCTGAAAGCAGAATGGAGAGTTGGTCATTTACAAAAAAAGAACTGAGACGAAATATGGTGGAGTTGATTAAAGATAATAGAGGGGTGTGTCTATCAGAAGTAATTATGGAAGTGTACCGAACGCAAGCAAAATATGATGGAAAAAATCAAACTTTGATTTTAGGGGATAAAAATCCACACTATTCGTTATTTCCTAGAGAACTAAACGAATTGTTTCCAGACGCTTACTGGATACATATTGTAAGAGATCCCAGAGGAACCGTAGCATCGTATAAAAATGTTGGCTTTGATTATAATCATACAGGTCTTTTAGCAGCTAGATGGAATGAATACAATAAAAGTATATTAAAGTATAAGGATGTTAAAGGTTCAAAGTATATAATGGTAAAATTTGAAGATTTGATAGAAAATCCACAAATAGTTCAAAGAGATATTCTAGAGTTTATTGGCATTGGCCATAACTTAGATAGAAAAGTTAAAACAAAAGCACATACACATGTAAGCAAACTTCCATGGCATTCCCGTGTAGAAGAAGGGTTTGAAGACAAGAGGATTCATGCTTGGAAAAAAGCATTAACAAAGGAAGATATTATATCTATTGAAAATATATGTTTCCAACAAATGGCAATGTTTGATTATGCTATTTCAGAAAATAAGTGTGCTAGAAACTTTAATAAACGATGCTTGCTTGTATCTCGGTTTAGTGTAGCCATTGAAAAACTATTGTTTCTATTTCCATTAAGTGTTCGTGCAAAGATAATATCGCTATATCGAAGTATCACAAGATGA
- a CDS encoding sulfotransferase domain-containing protein, with translation MFWSKKKKKMPDFLIIGAQKSGTTSLYNYLIQHPNIYAAIQKEIHYFDSKFDKPKEWYGECFPSLKTDEEHITGEATPYYIFHPLAPIRIKKMIPKSKIIILLRNPIDRAFSHYHHAVRNLGETMTFENAIEKESERLRGELEKFYENPYYHSYNYQHFSYLKRGIYVDQLEVWYSLFPRKQILVLEYENFFGDLPASMGIVCEFLEVSMHSFECKPLNVGKYTKMAPETRVGLRAYFEPHNQRLYRYLGRTYNWK, from the coding sequence ATGTTTTGGAGTAAAAAAAAGAAAAAAATGCCCGATTTTCTAATAATAGGTGCACAAAAATCTGGTACAACATCTCTTTACAATTACTTAATTCAACACCCCAATATATACGCAGCAATTCAAAAGGAAATCCATTATTTTGATAGTAAATTTGATAAACCAAAAGAATGGTACGGCGAATGTTTTCCATCCCTCAAAACAGACGAAGAACACATTACTGGTGAAGCTACACCTTATTACATTTTTCACCCACTTGCACCAATAAGGATAAAAAAGATGATTCCCAAGTCGAAAATAATTATATTGCTTCGGAATCCGATAGATAGAGCTTTTTCACACTACCACCATGCAGTGCGTAATCTTGGGGAAACAATGACATTTGAAAATGCTATAGAGAAAGAGTCGGAAAGACTTAGGGGTGAACTAGAAAAGTTTTATGAGAATCCCTACTATCACAGCTACAATTATCAGCATTTCTCCTACTTAAAAAGGGGTATATACGTTGATCAATTAGAAGTATGGTATAGCTTGTTTCCTCGAAAGCAAATTTTAGTATTAGAATATGAAAATTTCTTTGGAGATCTACCTGCTTCAATGGGGATTGTTTGTGAGTTTTTGGAGGTATCAATGCATAGTTTTGAATGTAAACCTCTCAATGTAGGCAAGTATACTAAAATGGCACCAGAGACAAGAGTTGGGTTGCGTGCTTATTTTGAACCTCACAACCAAAGGCTATATAGATACTTAGGGCGAACGTATAATTGGAAATAA
- a CDS encoding sulfotransferase family 2 domain-containing protein, whose translation MKSIRKLIHATMGKKMNEPRIENDRVIIVHNHVFKNAGSTIDWALKKNFGEKFLDHRDDAHMIKGEKYLGPFLLENTHIKALSTHHLRPPLPRLASTSFLTIMMFRHPIERVLSVYNFEKVQYDAETLGAKFARNHTLKEYVEWRMKNEVPPTIRNFHIYRTLSAPVNWKKEVTKNELAEAKSYVQNIALLGLVDRFDESMVLFEEQLRPFFPSIDLTYKIQNVGQHKRIGFEEKINYLIKEIGEETYHMLIEKNQADIELFDFARNEFQNRMQKCAEFKEKLSVYMKKSR comes from the coding sequence ATGAAAAGTATAAGAAAACTAATCCATGCTACGATGGGTAAAAAAATGAATGAACCAAGAATAGAGAATGATAGAGTTATTATTGTGCATAATCATGTTTTTAAAAATGCAGGGTCGACAATTGACTGGGCATTAAAAAAGAATTTTGGAGAAAAATTTTTAGATCATCGTGATGATGCACATATGATAAAGGGAGAAAAATATCTGGGTCCTTTTTTATTAGAAAACACCCATATAAAGGCATTGTCAACACATCACTTGAGACCACCGTTGCCCAGATTGGCGAGTACTTCTTTTTTGACGATAATGATGTTTAGACATCCGATAGAAAGAGTTTTATCTGTCTATAATTTTGAAAAAGTTCAATATGATGCAGAAACACTAGGTGCAAAATTTGCGAGGAATCATACGTTAAAAGAATATGTTGAATGGAGGATGAAAAATGAAGTGCCGCCAACGATACGAAACTTTCATATTTATCGCACTTTAAGTGCTCCTGTTAATTGGAAAAAAGAGGTGACAAAAAATGAGTTAGCGGAAGCAAAGAGCTACGTCCAGAACATTGCGTTATTAGGACTAGTCGATCGATTTGATGAAAGCATGGTATTATTTGAAGAGCAGTTAAGACCTTTTTTTCCTAGCATAGACCTAACATACAAAATTCAAAATGTAGGCCAACATAAAAGAATAGGTTTTGAAGAAAAAATCAATTATTTAATAAAAGAAATAGGGGAAGAAACGTATCATATGCTGATTGAAAAAAACCAAGCAGATATAGAGCTTTTTGATTTTGCTAGGAACGAGTTTCAAAACCGGATGCAAAAATGTGCTGAATTTAAAGAAAAACTTAGTGTGTATATGAAGAAAAGCCGTTGA